TTCAATTACCGTGTCCATTCCGATCTGAACTTCAGGCCCAATGTAACAGGTGGAGGGATCAACTAGAGTTACGCCGTTCTTCATGAGCTGTTCATTTATCCTTCTCTGAGCTATCCCGTTTATTTCGGCCAGTTGAATCCTGTCATTCACGCCAAGGACTTCCCTTGCATCTTCGACAATGATCGTATCTGCTTTCTCTGCCATAGCAACGGTGTCTGTCAGGTAGTACTCCCTCTGATCATTGTCGTTTGAAAGTCTAGTGATTGCCGACCTTAGGAAACTTCCTCTGAAAGCATAAATTGCGGAGTTGACCTCATCTATCCTTCTCGTCTCTGGGTCCGCGTCTCTGTGTTCCACAATTTTGACCCTGTTTCCATTCTTGACAACCCTTCCGTAGCCGGTTGGATTGGATGGTTTCATAGTTAAGAAGACAACATCGAGATCTCTTTCACCCCTATCGAAGACAAGCTTTCTAAGCGTCGACGGTCTTACCAAAGGTTCGTCTCCAGCAATAACTACTATCTCTTCATCGTCCAGATAATCGGCGGCGGTCATGACCGCGTGGCCCGTTCCAAGCTGAGGACTCTGCCTTAATGAGACAATATCGTCATCGAGAATATCTTCGACCATCGAGGCCTCGTATCCGGTTACAACCACTATTCGGTCGGCACCGGCCTTTCTAAGAGCCGATACAACCCAGTTGACCATAGGCATATCGAGGATTCTGTGAATTACTTTGGGATACTTCGACTTCATCCTTGTACCCTGACCAGCGGCAAGAACTATTCCGGTCATCTATATTACCCCCCTCAGAGGTTATTCACTTTCCCAATTACGGCACAATTATATAGCACTATCAGAGAAAAAGGCAGCGCTGCCGTGAAAGACATTCTTCTCCGCCACGCCTCTCTTATTCGAAGAGCGCGGAGACTTCTTTGAGATTCTTGATTATCTCTATACTCTGTGGGCAGAGATCTTCGCAACGCCCGCACTCAACACAGCGGGACGCTCTGTTCTCTTCCTTGACAAATCTCAAGTAGACTTTCTTCTGATCCTCGATATTATCAAACATGAAGGCATCGTTATAGAAGTCGAAGGAAGTGGGAATCGCTACGCCACTCGGACAAGGCATACAATAACTGCAGCCGGTACAGTTGACCCTTATTCTCCTTACGTACTCCTCTTTTACCCTTTCGACCGTTGCCAGTTCTGAAGGAGTCAAGGAATCCGGATCGGCTTTTCTGGCCGTTTCAATGTTTTCCCTTACCTGATCCATAGTCGACATTCCGCTCAGAACTACGCCTACTCTCGGATCATTCCATACCCATCTAAGCGCCCAGGCAGCAGGAGTTCTCTGAATTTCTGCGGACTGCCAGATCTGTAGAATATCCTTTCGAACATTGTTGGCCAGCTTTCCCCCCCGTAGGGGTTCCATCACCGCTATTCCGATTCCCCTGTCTGACGCATATCCCAAACCCTCAACACCGGCTTGATTCTCTGTATCGAGGAAATTATACTGAATCTGGCAGAACTCCCAATCGTAGGAATCGATTATGTCTTTGAAGACATCAAGAGTATCGTGAAAGGAAAAGCCGATGTGTCGAATCCGGCCACTCGAGAGAGCAGAGTTCATGAACTCGAAGATATCATGTTCTTTGAGATTCTTCCAGAATCTTCGGTTTAGAGAATGGATCAGATAGAAGTCGATCACGTCGGTTCTCAATCGCTTCAGCTGCTCATTCAGATAATAATCCATATCTTCGCGACTTTTTATTAGCCAGCTGGGAAGCTTCGTAGCAAGCTTGACTTTCTCTCTATAACCGTCCTGAAGAGCAAGACCAACGAATGGTTCGCTCTGGCCGTTATGATATCCCCAAGCAGTGTCAACGTAATCAACACCGTTGTCCACTGCAAACCTAAGCATTTTTTTGGCCTCGTCGACATCTATTGACTGATCATCTAGTGTGGGCAGCCTCATGCAGCCAAAACCCAGTGCAGATACTTTCTCTTTGGTCTTTCCCATTTCTCTGCGAATCATCGCGATACCTCCGAAAGGTTTTTTGAAGATTAAAGTGAGTACACTCTATTCTACAATATCTGCTCCTGGTTTTGAATTTGGCAGGACTCTCGCTAGTCCAGAGGGTCGTAAATCCTCTTTTCTCCCTCCAAAGCCCTGATTTTCGAAATCTCTTGAGTAACCTCGAGCGTACCGGCGTACTTTCCTTCTTCATCCCTAAGAGCGAAAT
The DNA window shown above is from Mesotoga infera and carries:
- the glmU gene encoding UDP-N-acetylglucosamine diphosphorylase/glucosamine-1-phosphate N-acetyltransferase, whose amino-acid sequence is MTGIVLAAGQGTRMKSKYPKVIHRILDMPMVNWVVSALRKAGADRIVVVTGYEASMVEDILDDDIVSLRQSPQLGTGHAVMTAADYLDDEEIVVIAGDEPLVRPSTLRKLVFDRGERDLDVVFLTMKPSNPTGYGRVVKNGNRVKIVEHRDADPETRRIDEVNSAIYAFRGSFLRSAITRLSNDNDQREYYLTDTVAMAEKADTIIVEDAREVLGVNDRIQLAEINGIAQRRINEQLMKNGVTLVDPSTCYIGPEVQIGMDTVIEPMVFITGRTVIGEGCLIGPMTRIENSNIEDNVEIVRSEVSSANVHSGARVGPLSRLRPGAVVMNDAHVGNFVELKKTVLGRRSKAQHLTYLGDTNVGEDVNIGAGTITCNYDGKNKHKTEIRDRAFIGSNTALVAPVKIGENSVTAAGSAITEDVPPNSLAFGRARQVVKEGRFSNNNGQEEKN
- a CDS encoding aldo/keto reductase encodes the protein MIRREMGKTKEKVSALGFGCMRLPTLDDQSIDVDEAKKMLRFAVDNGVDYVDTAWGYHNGQSEPFVGLALQDGYREKVKLATKLPSWLIKSREDMDYYLNEQLKRLRTDVIDFYLIHSLNRRFWKNLKEHDIFEFMNSALSSGRIRHIGFSFHDTLDVFKDIIDSYDWEFCQIQYNFLDTENQAGVEGLGYASDRGIGIAVMEPLRGGKLANNVRKDILQIWQSAEIQRTPAAWALRWVWNDPRVGVVLSGMSTMDQVRENIETARKADPDSLTPSELATVERVKEEYVRRIRVNCTGCSYCMPCPSGVAIPTSFDFYNDAFMFDNIEDQKKVYLRFVKEENRASRCVECGRCEDLCPQSIEIIKNLKEVSALFE